One stretch of Periplaneta americana isolate PAMFEO1 chromosome 1, P.americana_PAMFEO1_priV1, whole genome shotgun sequence DNA includes these proteins:
- the sgl gene encoding UDP-glucose 6-dehydrogenase isoform X2, whose translation MVIKKICCIGAGYVGGPTCSVMALKCPDITVTVVDKSKERIAQWNSDKLPIYEPGLDEVVRECRGRNLFFSTDIETAIKEADLIFISVNTPTKTFGNGKGRAADLKYVDGAARMIAEVATGDKIVVEKSTVPVRAAESILNILRANNKPGVSYQILSNPEFLAEGTAIDDLLKADRVLIGGEDTPEGQAAIEKLCWVYEHWISRSNIITTNTWSSELSKLAANAFLAQRISSINSLSAVCEATGADISEVARAVGLDSRIGSKFLQASVGFGGSCFQKDILNLVYICECLNLPEVAAYWQQVIDMNEYQKSRFSAKVIESLFNTVSDKQITILGFAFKKDTGDTRESPAIHVATTLLDEGAKLHIYDPKVEPSQIVDDLTHPNVTEEPEKVKSSITIHSDPYTATMGTHAIVLCTEWDEFMKLDYERIYKDMMKPAYIFDGRKILDHDRLIKIGFQVQTIGKRLARPLLTRAWGSPHQA comes from the exons ATGGTGATCAAGAAGATTTGTTGCATTGGGGCCGGTTATGTTGGCGGCCCTACGTGCAGTGTGATGGCTCTCAAATGCCCTGACATCACTGTTACTGTGGTTGACAAGAGCAAAGAACGCATTGCACAATGGAATTCTGATAAGCTTCCAATTTATGAG CCTGGTCTTGATGAGGTGGTTAGAGAATGTCGTGGCCGAAACCTCTTCTTTTCTACTGACATTGAGACTGCCATAAAGGAAGCAGACCTCATATTCATATCTGTTAACACACCCACAAAAACATTCGGAAATGGAAAG GGAAGAGCTGCAGATTTGAAGTATGTAGATGGTGCTGCTCGGATGATAGCAGAGGTGGCAACTGGAGACAAGATTGTGGTAGAAAAGAGCACAGTACCAGTACGTGCTGCAGAGAGCATACTCAACATCCTACGTGCGAACAATAAACCTGGTGTCAGTTATCAG ATTCTGTCAAACCCTGAATTCTTGGCAGAAGGAACAGCGATAGATGATCTCTTAAAAGCAGACAGAGTATTGATTGGTGGGGAAGACACTCCAGAAGGCCAGGCCGCCATAGAAAAACTTTGTTGGGTATATGAACATTGGATCTCCCGCAGCAATATAATCACTACAAATACTTGGTCCTCTGAATTATCCAAACTg GCAGCTAATGCATTCCTTGCTCAGAGGATATCCAGTATTAATTCATTATCTGCAGTGTGTGAGGCAACAGGAGCAGACATATCAGAGGTAGCCCGAGCTGTTGGCCTGGATTCCAGAATAGGATCAAAATTTTTGCAGGCATCTGTTG GCTTTGGAGGCAGTTGTTTCCAGAAAGACATACTAAACTTGGTGTACATCTGCGAATGTTTAAATCTTCCTGAAGTAGCTGCATACTGGCAGCAG GTCATAGATATGAACGAATACCAAAAATCCCGCTTTTCTGCCAAAGTGATAGAGTCCTTATTCAACACAGTTTCTGATAAACAAATAACAATTCTTGGATTTGCCTTCAAGAAGGATACTGGGGACACCAGAGAGTCTCCCGCCATTCATGTGGCCACAACATTACTCGATGAAGGAGCTAAACTCCATATATATGATCCAAAG GTGGAACCAAGTCAAATTGTAGATGACTTGACACATCCCAATGTGACAGAGGAGCCGGAGAAAGTGAAGAGTTCTATCACAATCCACAGTGACCCATACACTGCAACTATGGGCACCCATGCTATAGTTCTGTGTACCGAGTGGGATGAGTTTATG AAATTGGACTACGAACGCATTTACAAAGACATGATGAAGCCGGCATATATATTCGATGGAAGGAAGATACTGGATCATGACAGACTAATCAAGATTGGTTTCCAAGTGCAGACAATTGGAAAGCGATTAGCAAGACCTCTTCTCACAAGGGCGTGGGGAAGCCCTCACCAGGCTTAA
- the sgl gene encoding UDP-glucose 6-dehydrogenase isoform X1 — protein sequence MAGLCEGGSEPSGSLKVICNNKMVIKKICCIGAGYVGGPTCSVMALKCPDITVTVVDKSKERIAQWNSDKLPIYEPGLDEVVRECRGRNLFFSTDIETAIKEADLIFISVNTPTKTFGNGKGRAADLKYVDGAARMIAEVATGDKIVVEKSTVPVRAAESILNILRANNKPGVSYQILSNPEFLAEGTAIDDLLKADRVLIGGEDTPEGQAAIEKLCWVYEHWISRSNIITTNTWSSELSKLAANAFLAQRISSINSLSAVCEATGADISEVARAVGLDSRIGSKFLQASVGFGGSCFQKDILNLVYICECLNLPEVAAYWQQVIDMNEYQKSRFSAKVIESLFNTVSDKQITILGFAFKKDTGDTRESPAIHVATTLLDEGAKLHIYDPKVEPSQIVDDLTHPNVTEEPEKVKSSITIHSDPYTATMGTHAIVLCTEWDEFMKLDYERIYKDMMKPAYIFDGRKILDHDRLIKIGFQVQTIGKRLARPLLTRAWGSPHQA from the exons atggcgggcttatgtgagggcggcagtgaaccttcgggttccttaaaagtcatttgtaa CAATAAGATGGTGATCAAGAAGATTTGTTGCATTGGGGCCGGTTATGTTGGCGGCCCTACGTGCAGTGTGATGGCTCTCAAATGCCCTGACATCACTGTTACTGTGGTTGACAAGAGCAAAGAACGCATTGCACAATGGAATTCTGATAAGCTTCCAATTTATGAG CCTGGTCTTGATGAGGTGGTTAGAGAATGTCGTGGCCGAAACCTCTTCTTTTCTACTGACATTGAGACTGCCATAAAGGAAGCAGACCTCATATTCATATCTGTTAACACACCCACAAAAACATTCGGAAATGGAAAG GGAAGAGCTGCAGATTTGAAGTATGTAGATGGTGCTGCTCGGATGATAGCAGAGGTGGCAACTGGAGACAAGATTGTGGTAGAAAAGAGCACAGTACCAGTACGTGCTGCAGAGAGCATACTCAACATCCTACGTGCGAACAATAAACCTGGTGTCAGTTATCAG ATTCTGTCAAACCCTGAATTCTTGGCAGAAGGAACAGCGATAGATGATCTCTTAAAAGCAGACAGAGTATTGATTGGTGGGGAAGACACTCCAGAAGGCCAGGCCGCCATAGAAAAACTTTGTTGGGTATATGAACATTGGATCTCCCGCAGCAATATAATCACTACAAATACTTGGTCCTCTGAATTATCCAAACTg GCAGCTAATGCATTCCTTGCTCAGAGGATATCCAGTATTAATTCATTATCTGCAGTGTGTGAGGCAACAGGAGCAGACATATCAGAGGTAGCCCGAGCTGTTGGCCTGGATTCCAGAATAGGATCAAAATTTTTGCAGGCATCTGTTG GCTTTGGAGGCAGTTGTTTCCAGAAAGACATACTAAACTTGGTGTACATCTGCGAATGTTTAAATCTTCCTGAAGTAGCTGCATACTGGCAGCAG GTCATAGATATGAACGAATACCAAAAATCCCGCTTTTCTGCCAAAGTGATAGAGTCCTTATTCAACACAGTTTCTGATAAACAAATAACAATTCTTGGATTTGCCTTCAAGAAGGATACTGGGGACACCAGAGAGTCTCCCGCCATTCATGTGGCCACAACATTACTCGATGAAGGAGCTAAACTCCATATATATGATCCAAAG GTGGAACCAAGTCAAATTGTAGATGACTTGACACATCCCAATGTGACAGAGGAGCCGGAGAAAGTGAAGAGTTCTATCACAATCCACAGTGACCCATACACTGCAACTATGGGCACCCATGCTATAGTTCTGTGTACCGAGTGGGATGAGTTTATG AAATTGGACTACGAACGCATTTACAAAGACATGATGAAGCCGGCATATATATTCGATGGAAGGAAGATACTGGATCATGACAGACTAATCAAGATTGGTTTCCAAGTGCAGACAATTGGAAAGCGATTAGCAAGACCTCTTCTCACAAGGGCGTGGGGAAGCCCTCACCAGGCTTAA